In Bernardetia sp., the DNA window TCTTTGCTTTTGGCACAAAGAATAGAAGGAAAGTTAGATGTGTCTAAAATAAATTCTCTTTTATTAGAGTTTCATAAAACTATCAAAGATAATACTGAGGGAGAGCAGAAAAACTATATCAACAAAGCCATTCTTCGTATTAACTTATTGATGCAAAAAAGTGGGTTTCAACTGCCTTTTTTAGAATAAGAAAATAGAATCACTAAAATTAGCCTTCTTTATAAAAAATATAAGAAGGCTAACCAACTTATAGGAAAAAGAGTAAAATACTACTTTATGTTCCTATTAGTAAGAAAGTAAATTAAATGACAAATCTACATCTTCAGCGTATTCTTCGCCACTCTCAAGCATATCTACATCGTCTTTCTCATAATACCAGTTTACAGTAACATTGCCATTTTTATTTTTACTGTAATCTTCAATTAAATCGAAAATCTCTAAAAAACGACGAGAAGACGAAGTGTTGAAATAAGTCATTCTGAAATTGAAAACAATAGTCCTGCCTTCTTCTTCTAAATACTTGTTGAGCCATTCAAAAATAGGCTGAAAAAACTCAATGGTGTATTCGTGATACGATTCTCCAGAGATTTCTAATTCTCCAGTTTCAGCGTTGAAATTAACAGTAGGGATGTAGTTCTCACCTTCGATTTGGAAGTTTTCCATACGAATATATAATTTTAAGAATTTTATTTATCTAATCTTACAGTAATAGTTAAAAATGATTGGCTAGGGTAGTCTGGGTGTGGGTAAGCCTCTCCAATCAATGGGTTGTTGGATTTGCGAACCATATCAATCAGACCAATGTTAGCTCCAGGTTTGTTTGTACGCTGTGGCGCACGACGTTGTTCTTTATAATATTGTTTCAGTTCTCCATCATCTAAAGAATTAATGTGCTGACAACGCTGCATAACGTGGTCTAGGTTAGAATTTTCTATCAGATTGGAAGAAGAGATTAAAAAATGGTCATCTGCCTCACTTACTAAAAGATAGCCCACTCCAATAGGTTTGTCTTCTTTGATAGAATACGATTTTTCAATAGAATGAAGACTAACATTTTGAGAAAGCTCTATAAAAATAGCAAATATTTTGCGTCCAATATTTGGGTCTTGTTGTGAACTTTTGCGCTTCAAACTACTCGCCAAACGAGAGAGCAAATCTTGAGAAACTACTCCTTGAAAAGCTAGTAACGTTTGATGTTTACGCATTTGGTCGTAAAAATCATATATGACGAAATCGTTATCCATACGCTTAAAATTGTTGTATAGTTTTTTGAAAAAAAGCAAAAAGCAAATCTAAATTTAGTTTTATGCTTCAAAAATGCAAATACATTGTTGTAATACTTCAACTTACCTTTTATCAAAAATCATAATAAATCAGATAAGATTCAATGTTTTTTCGATAAAATATCCAAAATAATAAGGGGACAAGGAAAATAAAGCAAAATTAGCACTGAATTCCAATATTTTCTATGTATAAAATCAAAGTATCAATAGCGAAACTAAACAAAAATTAAGAGAAATAAAATCAATTACCTAGTTTTTTTTAAATTTATTTGGATTTTCTTAGCATTCCGAACTCTTTATTTTTAGCACTAAAATAAAAAACCTATCTCATTCAAAATCAAATAAATGAAATAGGTTGCAAGATTCAAAATAATGAAGCGCATTATATCTACTCTTCTACAAATTCTGAAATAATAGGCTTAATTTTTTTTGTTTCAGAAGTTTCTAATGGGAAAAGGTGCATAAATAGAGGTTTCTTATCTACCACTTTTTTGAGTTTTAAATCTTTATTTCTAGCAAATATACTGTTCCATTCTGTTCTAGCAACAGCCCAAAAGTCTTTGTTATTTTTCCACCACGTTTGGGCAGCCAAGCAACGAGAATCATCTACTTTTTTATATGTATTCATACCTTTTTCAGTAGCAATCAATATATCTTTTCCATCTTTACGCAATACTTTATCATTGTCTTGTTCGTGAATCCAGCCTTCATTTGTAATTTCGTGTAGATTACCACGCACCATAACATTGTAATCATTACGTTTGGTAAACTCACGCCTTGGTAGAGGACTATTCGTTGTGTTGTCCCAATAATGACGACCATCTACATGTACCCAACTTGCTGAACCTTCATAACGTGGGCTATCATCTACTTGAAACACTTTCTGTGTCCATTGTCCTGCCACTTCCGATTTTGGTTGTTGTACAAATTTCCAATTATTATCTCCATCATACATATAAAAAT includes these proteins:
- a CDS encoding DUF6607 family protein, producing MKKLTLSSVLSLLLIFGAAFTSPSDNDPNPKDKEAIKSMCGCYEVTFNFAETFSPDTSYKFHENYKAGALEWVQLVEETPTFVSMQHLLLANDTMIIKHWRQDWSYENTNFYMYDGDNNWKFVQQPKSEVAGQWTQKVFQVDDSPRYEGSASWVHVDGRHYWDNTTNSPLPRREFTKRNDYNVMVRGNLHEITNEGWIHEQDNDKVLRKDGKDILIATEKGMNTYKKVDDSRCLAAQTWWKNNKDFWAVARTEWNSIFARNKDLKLKKVVDKKPLFMHLFPLETSETKKIKPIISEFVEE
- a CDS encoding SiaB family protein kinase, with amino-acid sequence MDNDFVIYDFYDQMRKHQTLLAFQGVVSQDLLSRLASSLKRKSSQQDPNIGRKIFAIFIELSQNVSLHSIEKSYSIKEDKPIGVGYLLVSEADDHFLISSSNLIENSNLDHVMQRCQHINSLDDGELKQYYKEQRRAPQRTNKPGANIGLIDMVRKSNNPLIGEAYPHPDYPSQSFLTITVRLDK
- a CDS encoding DUF1987 domain-containing protein, with the protein product MENFQIEGENYIPTVNFNAETGELEISGESYHEYTIEFFQPIFEWLNKYLEEEGRTIVFNFRMTYFNTSSSRRFLEIFDLIEDYSKNKNGNVTVNWYYEKDDVDMLESGEEYAEDVDLSFNLLSY